The genomic interval CAAGTCTCATTGATTCAGTGACATCAGACACAGAGCAGGTCAGGGTGATGGTGTCTCCCTCAGTCACTGCATCAGGCGGTTCAGCTGTGACTGTGGAAATGAGAAAATTAGGGATTATGATGGCAACCCCAAGTTTCCACTTGGTTTTTCAGCATAACTCACCTGAATTGATGTAAACAACACAAAAGATCTCAAAAGCTTAAGTACTGATTGTATTCAACAGACTCTCAATAGACTCCAGTTTCTACAACTTTTATcctgcttttaaaaataaattagtagAAACAAAATCCTCAAGACCCAAATCGTAGGTCCCAGTCAGAGTGTATTAATCACATTTGGGGATTCCACTAAATATGTTCGTTTGAGGCCTTTGAGGAGGctctagaaataaaaaaaaatgaaacttctGGGGCAAGGATAATCTTTAGTGTTATAGATTTTGAGTAAAACTTTGCAACTTGGtcaattagaatataaaagcaaggatgtaatgctgaggctttataaggcattgttcagaccacatttgaagtattatgagcagttttgggccccatatctaaggaaggatgtgctggcattagaaagggtccagaggaggtttacaagaataatcccaggaatgaaacggttaatgtatgaggaccgtttgatggttctgggcctgtattcactggggttagaaggatgagggggaatctcattgaaacctactaaatattgaaaggcctgcataTAGTGagcgtggagaggatgcttccagtagtgggagagtctaggatcagaggacatccctttagaacagagaagaggaggaatttctttagctagagggtgatgaatctgtggaattcatggccacagacggctgtggaggccaagtcgttgggcatatttaaagtggaggttgataggttcttgattagtaaaggtgtcaaaggttacggggagaaggcaggagaatggtgttgagagggaaaaataaatcagccaatcaaatggcagagcagaccagatgagctgaatggcctaattctgctcctatgtcttatggttttgtGGTCCTATTAAGGTTAAACAGTCTATCTAGAATATTGTTTTGAAAAATTTTGAAAGTATCTTCAGTGATTTAAGATGGGATTGGTCAGGTTTTGGATACCCACTGGGGATTTTTGATACATTTATTTTCATCTGCTTTAATcaagcttttaaaatattttaagaaatatttaaaatgtaacaCAACAATAGAGATTTTAAAATCTCTTGCCTTACTGTAGCAGTTTGGAGAAAATATTATATATAGCAACAAATATAAACCTTTAAGTAGAACCTTCGGGATGGTGAGGTGgaagaaagaaacatttttcaGAGTAGAAGCAATTTTGGGAACAAGTTGTAAGAAAATCTCTGTTTATTCTTAAAGTGGTAACCCAATGACTAAATAAAACAACAGCAATATCTATCTCCTACCTCTAACTGTGATTAGTTTAATGGTCACATGTCTATACGATCCCGTAGAACATGTGTAAACTCCGGCATCTTCAAACCGCACAAGGACAATCCTCACATTGAAATTCTTGCCATTCACATTTCCCACTGTGGTTCTCAATCGATTCCCAAAGTAGCTCCTGTTGACATTGATTGGCTCAGATCTGTGAATGGAAGCTATTTCCCTCTCTTGATTCTGAAAATGTTGCGACCTCCAAGtccattttgtttcattgaacTCAGCAGAAGCTTCACAAACCAGGTCGAGTTCACTGTGTTCTGTGTCTGACCGATAAACTGTGTATGTCTTATTGTGTAAATCTGCAAGAGAGGGACAGGGAACAAAGAATTAGATTTTAAGAGATGCTGAGATACAATGTTCCGAATCTCCACAAGGACAAACACCCGGCTCCTGgtattatgtttgttcttcatcaagagacaaacttcgggtgggtttaacatctgaacattttattaactaacaccacagactggcttgctttccctctctttttacagccacttcctgttctcccatgtgaccccttgcattgcctaccaggaactgtagttctttattataactacataataacacataataacacacctgGGATGTCAGCTGGGAAGGCTGCACTGAGACAGGCAAGTTGGTGGAAGCTGGAGTACACCAGCTGCCTGCTCAGGTGCCTATTGTTTGAACAACGGCCTGTGTGACAAAACCCATCTTCCCCAACCATGGCCCCAGCAAAGTGATGTTGTTGGCCTGGAGATAATAAACTATCTGTTACATGGTCTTAGAGTGTGATTATCAGTAAAGGTCTCTTAACCATTATAATTGGCACCTTTGGTTCCTTTGAGCTTTCATACTGAACTAAAAAAATTAACAACTCATTATTGGCTTTGCCTTAACAAGGGACTTTATACCCAACTTCCAAAGAAAAGCAGTATATTCCATAGACAGGAATGTCCAATTTAGATCATAAGAGGGTCTCATTCTTACTCCGTTAGGTTACACAATCAGATCATGGACAGGATTAAATCACCCCTCACTGAAGGATGCACCACTCACTTTCATGAGTGACTGGCTGTGCTGTACCCAGGAGAAAGTCTCAGAAAAGACCCGAATCTTGTAATGCCTGTATTGGTACACTGAATTTGTTTGTATTTCACTGTTTGATTTGAAACTAAAACTACTTGATTTCtggattttatttcttttgattcctgtaggtgaattgaattgaattgaattgaattgaattgaattgaattgaattgaattgaattgaatccaTTGATTCACCTGGGTGGctcctgggcaggcacggtagtgtagcggttagcgtaacactattacagcgccagcgaccccggttcaattccggccgctgtctgtaaggagttcatacgttgtcccggtgtctgcatgggtttcttcagggtgctccggtttcctcccacattccaaagatgtacaggttaggaagttgtgggcatgctatgttggcgccggaaacgtggtgacacttgtgggctgcccccagaacactctacacaaagatgcatttcattgtgtttttcaatatacatgtgactaataaagatatcttatcttatcttatcttatcttatccattaaTCTCAGTGCCACCATTTTATATTTACACCATGTCCCAGGGTAAAAGCAATGACCACATCCTGTAGTGAAAGCCTATGGTGGAGTCTGTACTCACTGTACAATATGTGGAACAGTTTGATATCAGCAACTATTTCTTACCTGCTGCAAGGCAGCTTTGGACTCACCCTGATCCACTTCAACACTTGTGTCTCCAGCGAGAACAGCggagccattttcctgcacttcccATGTGTACAGATTGGGATTTCCTGCTTCAACGTGTCGGACCATCAGATAGACAGTGTTATTCAGGTGGATCTGATCGGTGTTGTTGCTCCTGTTCTGCTGAGATGAGCCTCTTGATTTCCAGAGAAGACTGACGGTATCTGGGAGTCTGGAGATGGTGCAGCTGAGGGTGATGTCACTGCCCACCACAGGTCTCTGTGAGTCTGCCTCAACTGTGGAAACAGACACATGATGTGTGATTCAGTTCCCTACAAGCTATCTGAACTGCAGCAGGCAGAATTGTAGAGAATGGACTAAACTTTTCtgacaaattaaaatgttaaattccaACCCCTCAGGCTTTCACTAGACCTAGTGCTCTGAGGATCATTATCCACCTGactccttttaatatttttaacaagATTTATTCTGGACTGGGTGATAGAACTGCAGCATCCTGACTGGATTCCAACAATCTATCGGGAACACTTGAGGAATTACTCACAAAAAGTTGCATTCTTCAACCCTTTCAACTCCTTGTCTAACTTACCTTTGATCCCAAATACTTCCCACTGTCTCAGGATTTTCCCACTGGGTTGTGTTTGAGTCCAGCTGAACAGTCCTGCAAGTTCAAAGGTGAGCTTGCTGATTCTCAGATTAAGGGTGCCCCAGTCCGCATGCATCCTCTGGGAAATGCCAGGCATTTTATTGTACTCGTCACTCCATTGTACGGCCCACCGCTGATCTTCTCTGTGAAAAGTGGCCAATTGCTTTGTGGTTTGTTGTCCTGTGTGTGGCCTCCATTCCCAGACAATGGGGCCATTTCCAGGATTGTCCGGCCCTTCCAGTACAAAGTTCCCTTCCTCATGGAAAAAGTAAATAGAATTCCCACTTCCTGCAAGGAAAGAGAACagaaattttagaacatagaacagtacaacacaatacaggcccttcggcccacaatgttgcatcaacctttaaaccttgcctaagactatctaaccccttcctcccacatatgcctctattttaaattcctccatatgcctatctagtaatctcttgaatttgaccaatgtacctgcctccaccactgccccaggcagtgcattccatgccccaaccacactctgggtaaaaaaccttcctctgatatctcccttgaacttcccccccattaccttaaagccatgctctcttgtgttgagcattggtgccctgggaaagaggtgctggctgtccactcaaggGGCACAAGTCAAGGGGCACGATGAAGTTTTATAGTCAGACAACTTCTCATGTAATATTTAATACTGTGGATAATTTTTTCTCAGTACATTTTTATAATAATTCACATTGGAAGTTTCAGTGCGCATCACACCAGGACAATGAACTGTCTAGCTGGAAGAGGAGCTGTCACTTTCTTGCAGAgactctgaatctgaatctgaatcagaattaggtttattatcactgacatatgtcatgaaatttgttgttttgctgcagcagtacagtgtaggacctaaagacataaacattactataagttacaaaaataaataaatagtgcaaaagaggaataatgaggtagtgttcatgggttcatggaccattcagaaatctgatggtggaggggaaggagctgttcctgaaatgttgagtgtggttctttaggttcctgtacctcttcctgatgtagtaacatgaaaagggcatatcctgggtggtgagggtccttaatgatggatactgccttcctgGATTGGGATTCCTCAAACATTCTCTCAGCCCCTAAATATTTTACAGTAttcagatatatttccaagtgttcCTAAATTTAATAGAGGGatgtgttcctggaaaacattttattttgtgaaatttTGTAAGTCAAGAAGTGTGGATGAAATCAGTGAAAGGTATTTTTACACAGTGTGTTTTTAAGAGCAGCGTTGTGCACTATTTGTTGTAGTGAATTAAAGACACCAACCCTACAGAGTCAATGGTGCTGGAGTAAAAATTTGTAAGTAGAACATTTGTAACTTGAGAAATTACTGTAATGAAAATGACACTTGACAAAGaatggaaaaatatgaaattggATTTGAAGAGGATCGCAGCTGGACTTCATTTAACACCTTTAATGGACTGAAACATTACCAGCAGTGGAACAAAGAAAATCATGGATGCACGAGTGACCAGAATTGGGGCAAAACCAGGTTACAAAGGGAAATTTAGGAAATATGTCTGAATATTCAAAAAtgattttagaaaatatttttaaaagtgcaCAAGTAACAAAGAGGTGGACGGATTCCATAATCATTTCAGACATTGGTTGAAGGCATTCCCATCAATTGTAGTCTAGGGTGCAATGGATATAGtgggtgggtgaggcaggtgtcTAACATACATTACTGAAGTTGATCCTGTGCATGATGTCATGAAGAAGAAATCTGAAGAAAAGTAGGAGAAAAAGATAGACGTGGAAACAACCGGCTACCTTTTTAATCCCTATAGGATTAAGGAAAGCTACATAATGGAactgatttgttttaaaaagggatCTTCAGTATTCACTGAACAAATTCAGTGCTAGCCTTCTCTCAATGAAATGTGGAAGAAGTTGTTTCCCTTGAACTTTTTCTGCCACAAAATAAATCCCCTGAATCTGTTTGATCATTTATCCTCCTGTTGATTTGCCTGCCACGTTCCCAAATGACATAATCTCTGCATACTTCAGTGAAGATCGATGGCCTTGTGGCTCCCACAGTACACCAGCCCTCAGGTAGCAGGGAAGTGACGAAGCTCTGGTGTCACCGGGATCCGTGAGACAGGCAGAAAAGATTGGCCTAAAGAGGCAAGAGTTTCACTTGCATTGATTTTAACCAAGAACAACTTTTTCCTACTTAAACAATTAGGACCAGAAAACCAACACTAATGGTTCCATTTTACTGACACATTCAAATGCTTGACATCTTCAGTGAGTTTACAAGGAGCATGGTTGATACACACAGACCAGTTTCACCTTGGTCTGCACTGTATTATCACAGGGTCAGTCTGTTCCACTGTGGGATCTAccacaaaggaaacaaaaatagtaGAAAAATATGTTTGTCACTGTTGTCAGAGTGATTAATAGGTGATAAGAATATGTGACTGATAGCAAACATTGAGTCAGTTACCACTGTGCTCCACATAGTATGTGACTAAAAGCTGGGGTCTGTTCCCAATAAACAAGCAACACTTCCAGTTCCCTCCGCCTCTGTCAGCTTTCTCAATAACCAAACTCAGTGATTTCTCTTCCCCATTCAATGtcttttctccaataattttgccATCACTATTGATCCAAACCAGTCTCATTGATTCAGTGATGTCAGACACAGAGCAGGTCAGGGTGACGGTGCCTTCCTCAGTCACTGCATTAGGCTGTTCAGCTGTGACTGTGGAAACAAGAAAAGTATTCAGATTTCAAACAATGGATTTTTCTTCTGAAAACTGCAGTAACATTCTGTCTCCTACCTTTAACTGTGATTAGTTTCACGGCCACAAATCTGTTTGACTCCAGAAAACACGTGTAAAACCCTGCATCTTCAAATAGTACAGGGACAACCCTCATACTGAACTTAATACCATTAAAATTTGCCTCTTTGGGGACCAGCCGATTCCCAAAATAGGTTCTGTCCACATTAATGTGTTGATATTTCAATGCTGATGCTATTTCTTTCTCCCAGTTTTGAACAGCTGTCCTCCGGGTCCATGCAGCATGATTGTAATAGGTAACAGAACGGCAGATCAAGTGCAACTCACTGTGGTCGGAGCCTGAACGATAAAGTTTGTAACTCTTTTTATATAAGGCTACAAAAATGACAGAGAGAACAAAGTTAGAATTTCTGAGGTACAGATGAAAACCAGAATAATCACTGGCGGCGAATTTATAAATATAGGTCTTGTGTTGATCACCGATGTTCACTTGATTGATTCTTGTCAAATTTATGAGTTCGAAAATTATACAAATGAGTGGAATTCAATACCCAACCTTCCTTTGACCCAAGAACCAATAATACCACCGAGATACTGGGCTCTATGGAGCTCCAGGGAGGGATCAATATTGCAGCAGAGACTCCTGCTGGATCAATGGGTGACTAGTCAGAAGGTGGGCATATGGTCCACACCAATTTACCTATCTTCTGATAAGGGAAACCCATAAGTTACAGGAATAACCACCAGTGGATCATCACAAGATACCCCCAACTATTTCAAACCACATGCAGCTCTGATCaacaatgagacagagtacaggaaggagatagagagtctagtggcatggtgtcatgacctCTCTCtctacatcagcaaaacaaaagagctggtcattgacttcaggaaatgggacagagtacatgcccctgtctgtatcaatgatgaGGTGGAGGTGGTCGAGAGCTTCacattcctaggtgtaaatatcaccaacaatttgtcctggtccatccaTGTGGATGCTATAGccaagaaagcatgccagtgcctctactgcctcagaaggctaaggaaattcagcatgtccttgatgaccctcagcaatttttatagcTGAACCATAGAAAGTATCTTATCCAGATGCACCGCAGCTTGgtctggcagctgctctgcccaagaccgcaagaaattgcagagagttgtagacacagcccagtccatcacgaaagcgtacactcagtctacacttcccgctaccttgggaaagcagccaacataatcaaagatccctcccacctcggtcattctctcttctccctcctcccatcaggcagaaagtacagaagcctgagaacacctaccaccaggctcaaggatagcttcgaTCCTGCTGTAAAGATTCTTGAATGAAACTCTAATATAacaaagatgaacccttgatctcacaatctacttcgtcatggtccttgcactttacttgtttacgtgcactgcactttctttataactgtgacactatattctacattctgtttttttttgtattacctcgatgtacttgtgtatggaatgatctgtctggatgacatgcaaacaaaagcttttcactgtatctcggtacatgtggcaataataaaccaattaccaattactaattaccaattagcTGAGTTGCTCAGTCCTTGGGATAACTGAGTTAAGTAGACAGGCTCCATCTCTGTCCTTATGAACTATCCATAAATCTATCAGCATCATTCCAGCTGCCCAAACACCATTTGTTCTTCCACCGCAAGCCAATTACTCCATCCCAAACACTATCATCATACTatgtctctctcactcccccagaGCACCTAACTGGTCTTGAGGCTTTCTACCTATGGTGCAGTTATCCAGGTTTCCTACAGCTATGAATTGTGCTCTGGACAATAGGAAATCCATTTTTATTGGTTTCCCAACTGTATAGTTGCCTCTGCAGCCATCCCAGAGTCTACCTCCAGGGTAATTTCCAAGACCTGGTGTCAATCCCTGCATGGAACGTTACCACAGGTTTTGTGTCGTTCTGTTTATTAtacttctgtttttcttcctaGAACTTACATCTTTTTGTTTAGCAAAATTGTTCCAGAGTTTTAAATTCTGCTCATTAAAATTCCGCAGGTGAAAAAACTGAATGGCGGTAAACCTTTTCCAAACTGTCTTCTTCCCTTCGACCTGTTCCCAGATGAATGCTGATCTGAAGTGTGAggatacagtcacagggagaatcagTCCAAACAGCAGCAAGACTCAGTGAGGAGGGTCATTGAGGGGAGAGAAGGCAGCTTTTTGTTCAGTGCCAATGTGTGCACCAGCATCTCTTGGCTCCCCATCATGCCAACCATAAGCAGGAAGTGCATCCATGTGACTCCGTTTTACATGTAATGCTTTGATGTCAGAAACTTGACTTTCTACTCTGAGGGAACA from Pristis pectinata isolate sPriPec2 chromosome 4, sPriPec2.1.pri, whole genome shotgun sequence carries:
- the LOC127569165 gene encoding uncharacterized protein LOC127569165, with the translated sequence MRSQRCSKIPAALKFSFVYVLFPSVFTQRSENHIYFLDKNGDILLKGPDGFGNGPVAWEWKPHSEQEIQLLGTFDKGAWSWWNTQWNDDSNLYQKIERNPGTIDLRIINPTFQFAGLFTLTQTQPSKKILKQYETFGISVEANPQQPVVGSDVTVSCTISRLPDTVSLQWEPMDLSQQNRRNTDQIRLNNTVYLMVRHVTVEDGKLYACEVRENGTIIHTAKAHFSVIQALYKKSYKLYRSGSDHSELHLICRSVTYYNHAAWTRRTAVQNWEKEIASALKYQHINVDRTYFGNRLVPKEANFNGIKFSMRVVPVLFEDAGFYTCFLESNRFVAVKLITVKVTAEQPNAVTEEGTVTLTCSVSDITESMRLVWINSDGKIIGEKTLNGEEKSLSLVIEKADRGGGNWKCCLFIGNRPQLLVTYYVEHSGSGNSIYFFHEEGNFVLEGPDNPGNGPIVWEWRPHTGQQTTKQLATFHREDQRWAVQWSDEYNKMPGISQRMHADWGTLNLRISKLTFELAGLFSWTQTQPSGKILRQWEVFGIKVEADSQRPVVGSDITLSCTISRLPDTVSLLWKSRGSSQQNRSNNTDQIHLNNTVYLMVRHVEAGNPNLYTWEVQENGSAVLAGDTSVEVDQDLHNKTYTVYRSDTEHSELDLVCEASAEFNETKWTWRSQHFQNQEREIASIHRSEPINVNRSYFGNRLRTTVGNVNGKNFNVRIVLVRFEDAGVYTCSTGSYRHVTIKLITVRVTAEPPDAVTEGDTITLTCSVSDVTESMRLVWINGDNKTIQEETFNDHRQEGKSLQQIIPKSDADRRKWMCAVSHQNIPKIVIPYRKENMRPHLNIWIITVSGYLFVKLAVFLGLICCLKRIKRGKNS